From a single uncultured Fibrobacter sp. genomic region:
- a CDS encoding PTS sugar transporter subunit IIA yields MQPIYVKHYAEPESFARALGFAYDALVHGPVKFDPMVTWKSLSERVSQGIYMGEGLLLPHTRVPGLPQPLFAFAVCPKGFTDIAVKQGQVPQYICLLLSPAESATCHTQFIAGIARKLLNPQWRAQALDAKTPEQLNALFEE; encoded by the coding sequence ATGCAACCGATATACGTAAAACATTATGCAGAACCCGAGTCCTTTGCTCGGGCTTTGGGCTTTGCTTACGATGCCTTGGTGCATGGTCCGGTCAAGTTCGATCCCATGGTAACATGGAAGTCCTTGTCGGAACGTGTGTCCCAGGGAATCTATATGGGCGAGGGTCTGCTCTTGCCGCATACGCGCGTGCCGGGACTTCCGCAGCCTCTGTTTGCATTTGCGGTTTGTCCGAAGGGCTTTACCGACATCGCTGTAAAGCAAGGACAAGTGCCGCAATACATTTGCTTGCTGCTTTCTCCGGCGGAGTCTGCAACGTGTCATACACAGTTTATCGCTGGTATTGCGCGCAAACTGCTGAACCCGCAGTGGCGAGCTCAAGCGCTGGATGCAAAAACCCCCGAACAGTTGAATGCTCTGTTCGAGGAATGA
- a CDS encoding DUF58 domain-containing protein encodes MAVYFWWLDYFTPAGRAFASLFLLAMFAGAVPGFWAAWIFAGIDFLLFLGLVFSLFVTAKRSKIWIESVSVNRVREGETATVTAYVAVRSTIDCVTLGANRLPPSLTGFESDREKIKKGEPPRKMECHVRTTRRGSFMLNKVSANVPEIMGLLRWPYGFNGSVELLVYPRALKVQEFPFLTQGASGMAFAPFLMPSLTRGMNFIGVRPYREGDSLRDLHHKAFARYGKPFTKEFEIERGAGIILLLDTATPNFKSRQYLEHAIRMTAAVGEWLLDREILGRFFIDSEEIALDGGSESRKNLLDALARIPPASLAHAKQPEPWAPAARPMDPVLRIGLYENDEPLVNKHVVVGTQPASTEDKLLIVSPEDLNGERVTL; translated from the coding sequence ATGGCTGTTTACTTTTGGTGGCTGGATTACTTTACTCCGGCGGGCCGCGCGTTTGCGTCTCTGTTTTTGCTGGCGATGTTTGCGGGGGCGGTGCCTGGATTCTGGGCGGCCTGGATTTTTGCGGGCATTGATTTCCTGCTTTTCTTGGGGCTTGTCTTTAGCCTGTTCGTGACGGCAAAGCGGAGTAAGATTTGGATTGAAAGCGTGTCGGTGAATCGTGTGCGCGAAGGCGAAACGGCTACGGTCACGGCGTATGTGGCAGTGCGCTCGACGATTGACTGCGTGACTTTGGGCGCGAACCGTTTGCCGCCCTCGCTGACAGGCTTTGAATCGGACCGCGAGAAGATTAAGAAGGGCGAGCCGCCGCGCAAAATGGAATGCCATGTGCGCACAACGCGCCGCGGCTCCTTCATGCTGAATAAGGTTTCGGCGAATGTGCCTGAAATTATGGGACTTTTGCGCTGGCCTTATGGCTTTAACGGCTCGGTAGAATTGCTGGTTTACCCGCGGGCGCTCAAGGTGCAGGAATTCCCATTCCTGACGCAGGGCGCTTCGGGCATGGCGTTTGCGCCCTTCTTGATGCCAAGCCTTACTCGCGGCATGAATTTTATCGGCGTGCGGCCTTACCGCGAAGGCGATTCTCTGCGTGACTTGCACCATAAGGCTTTTGCCCGCTACGGAAAGCCTTTCACGAAAGAATTTGAAATTGAGCGTGGCGCTGGCATTATTTTGCTCCTGGACACAGCCACTCCGAATTTCAAGTCGCGACAGTACTTGGAACATGCGATTCGTATGACGGCGGCGGTGGGTGAGTGGCTCTTGGACCGCGAAATTCTTGGGCGATTTTTTATCGATAGTGAAGAAATTGCCTTGGATGGCGGTAGCGAAAGCCGCAAGAATCTGCTGGATGCTTTGGCGAGAATTCCGCCTGCATCGCTTGCGCATGCAAAACAGCCGGAACCTTGGGCGCCTGCAGCGCGCCCGATGGATCCGGTGCTCCGCATTGGGCTTTACGAAAACGATGAACCGCTTGTGAACAAGCATGTCGTGGTCGGAACGCAGCCGGCCTCGACCGAAGACAAATTGCTGATTGTTTCGCCTGAAGATTTGAATGGCGAGAGGGTGACGCTATGA
- a CDS encoding glycosyltransferase, with translation MAKLCIVMATYNGEKYLSQMLDSLVNQTRPADSIIVVDDGSADSTVTILESYADRLPLKIIKFEHNQGHRAAFSRALEEAQKILDENDYIALADQDDIWLPQKHELLIKEIESRDVDLVFGDAEVIDADGKKTADSWRALGQIPEHLSLQAIMTGFTDVTGCMVLFRASLLKDILPIPVAVPVHDQWITFCASARNGYASIKAPVIQYRIHGSNAIGLGHTHTWTGNLKLNLGWAKMLRETPHYQKLSATDQKFLNVYISYVESRLTKFILPGYLFWIVKNAKALYPHVTSKTAILPRILYGIIGAKFAAKFMGRS, from the coding sequence ATGGCAAAACTCTGCATCGTAATGGCAACGTACAACGGCGAAAAATATCTTTCGCAAATGCTAGATTCGCTAGTCAACCAGACAAGACCTGCGGATTCTATCATTGTCGTTGACGACGGCTCTGCCGATTCGACCGTAACAATCCTCGAAAGCTACGCCGACAGGCTCCCCTTAAAGATTATCAAGTTTGAACACAACCAGGGGCACCGTGCCGCATTTTCAAGAGCCCTCGAAGAAGCTCAGAAGATTCTTGATGAAAACGATTACATTGCGCTTGCCGACCAAGACGACATTTGGCTTCCGCAAAAGCATGAGCTATTGATCAAGGAAATCGAAAGCCGCGACGTGGATCTTGTTTTTGGCGATGCCGAAGTCATCGATGCCGACGGAAAAAAGACCGCCGATTCTTGGCGCGCCCTCGGGCAGATTCCCGAGCACCTTTCTTTGCAGGCGATCATGACCGGCTTTACCGACGTGACCGGTTGCATGGTCCTCTTCCGCGCAAGCCTTCTCAAGGACATTCTCCCGATTCCCGTTGCAGTTCCTGTCCACGACCAATGGATTACATTCTGTGCGTCTGCAAGGAACGGCTACGCATCAATCAAGGCGCCCGTCATTCAATACCGCATTCATGGTTCTAACGCCATCGGGCTTGGTCACACGCACACTTGGACCGGAAACCTGAAGTTGAACCTGGGCTGGGCCAAGATGTTGCGCGAAACGCCGCATTACCAGAAGCTGAGCGCTACCGACCAGAAATTTTTGAACGTCTATATTTCCTATGTCGAAAGCAGACTCACAAAGTTTATTCTGCCCGGTTACCTTTTCTGGATTGTCAAGAATGCGAAGGCGCTTTACCCACACGTAACGTCGAAAACCGCAATACTCCCTCGAATCCTGTACGGAATCATCGGCGCTAAATTTGCAGCCAAGTTCATGGGAAGGTCGTAA
- a CDS encoding glycosyltransferase, with the protein MKKILFICDKNECTSFGRLTLNLVRSVAKDFDTHVLWMKTPKFFPNPEHTAEGGKIVADPSTYTAHEVWVKSLYTGFLSLRKPVYDCVRKVKPDVVFFIRPELGFLISSAKKAIEKNKREGGPDAKSVLYLHDDFAETQYPHSIKFILLNKFYIDPTINADCFVFNSEWTKNAVCKHFGPRMASAPGAVIGCPIDGTVFKRLEKPKTAEEREAFRRSYGIKNYKAMCVHVGLAEPRKNVETYYEMARLRPDVAFVRVGKLTQHYRDIINAKKLYNVFHFPEFNAPELREFYYHAELMVYPSLLEGFGLPPVEAISCGTPAVAGGTTSLLENLDGVCPLIDPPTDAEAYAKVLDRVLAGEKVVNEEKAQELLDRVSIEAYSKRVVDFLNSIV; encoded by the coding sequence ATGAAGAAAATCCTGTTTATTTGCGATAAGAACGAATGTACCAGTTTTGGCCGCCTGACGTTGAACCTTGTGAGGTCTGTTGCCAAGGATTTTGATACGCATGTTCTGTGGATGAAGACTCCCAAGTTTTTCCCGAATCCGGAACATACGGCCGAAGGCGGCAAGATTGTGGCCGACCCGAGTACGTATACGGCTCACGAAGTTTGGGTGAAGTCTCTTTATACAGGTTTTCTTAGCCTGCGCAAGCCCGTTTACGATTGCGTCAGAAAAGTCAAGCCCGATGTGGTTTTCTTTATTCGCCCTGAACTCGGCTTTTTGATTTCGTCTGCCAAGAAGGCGATTGAAAAGAACAAGCGCGAAGGCGGTCCTGATGCAAAGTCTGTCTTGTACCTGCACGACGACTTTGCCGAAACCCAGTACCCCCACAGCATCAAGTTTATCTTGCTGAACAAGTTCTATATCGACCCGACAATCAATGCCGATTGCTTCGTGTTCAATTCCGAATGGACCAAGAACGCCGTGTGCAAGCATTTTGGTCCGCGCATGGCAAGTGCTCCGGGTGCGGTCATTGGCTGCCCGATCGATGGAACTGTGTTCAAACGCCTTGAAAAGCCGAAGACTGCCGAAGAACGCGAAGCTTTCCGCCGCAGCTACGGTATCAAGAACTACAAGGCCATGTGCGTGCATGTGGGGCTTGCCGAACCGCGAAAGAATGTGGAAACGTACTACGAAATGGCCCGCTTGCGCCCTGATGTCGCATTTGTCCGCGTGGGTAAGTTGACTCAGCATTATCGCGATATTATCAACGCGAAAAAGCTTTACAACGTTTTCCATTTCCCCGAATTTAACGCCCCTGAACTGCGTGAATTCTACTACCATGCCGAACTCATGGTGTACCCGAGCCTTCTTGAAGGCTTTGGCCTTCCGCCTGTCGAGGCAATCAGCTGCGGTACTCCTGCCGTTGCCGGTGGTACGACTTCGCTTCTCGAAAACTTGGATGGCGTGTGCCCGCTCATTGATCCGCCGACTGATGCCGAGGCTTACGCCAAGGTTTTGGACCGCGTGCTCGCAGGCGAAAAGGTCGTAAACGAAGAAAAGGCCCAAGAACTTTTGGACCGTGTTTCTATCGAAGCTTATTCGAAGCGTGTTGTAGACTTCCTGAATTCAATCGTTTAA
- a CDS encoding phosphotransferase: MNNEIVSPVIEKYLKSRGYADYEVTSIAGAGSGRKYYRIASGKQSAVLQVSASVDDDFKRFVDYAEAFNSFGLPVPKIYCVDEASCSVLQEDLGAHNLLDNIVSPGSEKKTGNVRILYPEVIDSLIKWQNISRSLFSSRSDLWLRRFDFAALKWETDYFTENYLKNFKGIQEIPEYVRNFYSLIAVSVEAQHKVLMHRDFQSQNIMVKPNSEIAFVDFQGARRGAMFYDLASLLWDPYVELSLTEIKDFFEYWRVSYRETKTYTKDDAWEAFIHASLQRVMQAMGAYCFLSKVKGIQKFEQYIEPGKRQLRVVFDEFKKIAKATSPKTFDFMDNALV, encoded by the coding sequence ATGAATAACGAAATTGTTTCGCCTGTTATTGAAAAGTATTTGAAGTCCCGCGGCTATGCCGATTACGAAGTCACCTCTATCGCCGGTGCCGGTTCGGGCCGTAAGTATTACCGAATTGCCTCCGGTAAGCAGAGTGCCGTGTTGCAGGTTTCTGCCTCGGTGGATGATGATTTTAAGCGTTTTGTGGATTATGCCGAAGCATTCAACTCTTTCGGACTTCCGGTTCCTAAGATTTATTGCGTAGACGAAGCCTCTTGCTCCGTGCTTCAAGAAGACCTGGGCGCACACAATTTGCTCGACAACATTGTTTCTCCGGGTTCCGAAAAGAAGACGGGCAACGTTCGCATTCTCTACCCCGAAGTCATCGATTCTTTGATCAAGTGGCAGAACATTTCCCGCTCGCTTTTCAGCTCTCGTTCCGACCTCTGGCTGCGTCGCTTCGATTTCGCCGCTCTCAAGTGGGAAACCGACTACTTTACTGAAAACTACCTGAAGAATTTCAAAGGCATTCAGGAAATTCCTGAATACGTACGTAACTTCTATTCCTTGATTGCAGTTTCTGTGGAAGCCCAGCACAAGGTACTGATGCATCGCGATTTCCAGAGCCAGAACATCATGGTCAAACCGAATTCCGAAATTGCTTTCGTGGATTTCCAGGGCGCTCGCCGCGGTGCCATGTTCTATGACTTGGCCTCTCTCTTGTGGGACCCGTACGTAGAACTTTCTCTGACCGAAATCAAGGACTTCTTTGAATACTGGCGCGTTTCTTATCGCGAAACCAAGACCTACACCAAGGATGACGCTTGGGAAGCCTTTATTCACGCCAGCTTGCAGCGCGTGATGCAGGCCATGGGCGCCTATTGCTTCTTGAGCAAGGTCAAGGGAATCCAGAAGTTTGAACAGTACATTGAACCGGGTAAGCGTCAGTTGCGTGTTGTCTTTGATGAATTCAAGAAGATTGCCAAGGCGACTTCGCCGAAGACCTTCGACTTCATGGACAACGCACTGGTATAA
- the dapB gene encoding dihydrodipicolinate reductase has protein sequence MSVQVMVNGIPGNMGRIVAETCVARGLELVPYSLTGEIIVENEAEVAGKTIQLLKPSNREARIGEVLEKYPNVICIDYTHPTAVNDNAAFYVKHKIPFVMGTTGGDREALAKLVADANHPSVIAPNMAKQIVAFQTMIEFLAKEFPTAFSGYKLSVVESHQKTKADTSGTARAVVGDFQKMGFDFTVDDIEKVRDEKEQMERMHVPEEYLGGHAFHTYSLDSADGTVHFEFQHNVCGRKIYAEGTVDAVNFLACHIANGTARPFNMMDVLRSGKMR, from the coding sequence ATGTCTGTACAAGTGATGGTAAATGGTATTCCGGGCAACATGGGCCGCATTGTGGCCGAAACCTGCGTGGCCCGCGGTCTCGAACTCGTCCCGTATTCTCTGACGGGTGAAATTATCGTTGAAAACGAAGCCGAAGTCGCCGGCAAGACCATCCAACTTTTGAAGCCGAGCAATCGCGAAGCTCGCATTGGCGAAGTTCTTGAAAAGTACCCGAACGTCATTTGCATTGACTATACGCATCCGACGGCCGTGAATGACAACGCCGCTTTCTACGTCAAGCACAAGATTCCGTTCGTGATGGGCACCACCGGCGGCGACCGCGAAGCTCTCGCCAAGCTCGTTGCCGACGCAAATCACCCCAGCGTGATTGCTCCGAACATGGCAAAGCAGATTGTCGCTTTCCAGACGATGATTGAATTCTTGGCCAAGGAATTTCCGACGGCATTTAGCGGTTACAAGCTCTCCGTGGTGGAAAGCCACCAGAAGACCAAGGCTGACACCAGCGGTACCGCACGCGCCGTGGTGGGTGACTTCCAGAAGATGGGTTTTGACTTCACCGTTGACGATATCGAAAAGGTTCGTGACGAAAAGGAACAGATGGAACGCATGCACGTGCCCGAAGAATACCTCGGCGGTCACGCTTTCCACACCTACAGCCTCGACAGCGCTGATGGCACGGTTCACTTTGAATTCCAGCATAACGTGTGCGGTCGTAAGATTTACGCCGAAGGTACTGTGGACGCCGTGAATTTCCTCGCTTGCCACATTGCAAACGGAACGGCAAGACCCTTCAACATGATGGACGTGCTCCGCTCCGGCAAGATGCGCTAA
- a CDS encoding glycosyltransferase family 2 protein: protein MQTCAVLVNYKNAALTVRCLHALERGTVKPDLVYVIDNATCEESQKIFQGETFSIPVNFIWNKHNVGFAAANNQGVRAAQAEGFDGYVWLINNDTEPKETALEKLLQKAKESGAGITGSLIVDEKSNYIGGAGTTHAKLASVGRPQAPHGSDVPHFDYIEGASFLISPECIKKVGLLSEDFFLYFEESDYCYRAKKAGFSLAWATESIVSHRIGSSTGSENAKGCVPFFIDCLMIRNRIHFAKRNGFPAVGIWAGFLISLAIRIKRRQLNRVLKIIEITLSTKRLKKFIESNGGYYEIHD, encoded by the coding sequence ATGCAAACCTGCGCAGTCCTTGTCAACTATAAGAATGCGGCCTTGACGGTAAGGTGCCTACACGCCTTGGAACGTGGCACCGTCAAACCCGATCTTGTTTATGTAATAGACAACGCGACTTGCGAAGAGTCCCAAAAGATTTTTCAAGGCGAAACTTTTTCGATTCCCGTAAACTTCATTTGGAACAAGCACAATGTGGGTTTTGCCGCCGCAAACAACCAAGGCGTGCGCGCCGCACAGGCCGAAGGCTTTGACGGATACGTTTGGCTAATCAACAACGACACCGAGCCTAAGGAAACCGCCCTCGAAAAACTGCTGCAGAAAGCGAAAGAATCGGGTGCAGGCATTACGGGTTCCTTGATTGTAGACGAAAAAAGCAACTACATCGGTGGCGCAGGAACCACGCATGCAAAGCTCGCATCGGTTGGTCGCCCTCAAGCGCCCCATGGTTCGGACGTCCCCCATTTTGATTATATCGAAGGCGCTTCGTTCCTCATTTCGCCCGAATGCATTAAGAAAGTCGGTTTGTTGAGCGAAGATTTTTTCTTGTATTTTGAAGAAAGCGATTACTGCTATAGGGCAAAGAAAGCGGGATTCTCGCTTGCCTGGGCTACCGAAAGTATTGTCAGCCATAGAATCGGCTCAAGTACCGGAAGTGAAAACGCCAAGGGATGCGTTCCCTTCTTTATCGATTGCCTGATGATACGCAACCGCATTCACTTTGCCAAGCGCAACGGATTCCCCGCTGTCGGCATTTGGGCCGGATTCCTGATTTCGCTTGCCATACGTATCAAGCGTCGCCAGCTCAATCGCGTTCTGAAAATTATCGAAATTACCCTTTCTACGAAAAGACTTAAGAAATTCATTGAAAGCAATGGTGGCTACTATGAAATTCATGACTAA
- a CDS encoding MoxR family ATPase: MVKDLIHALNGVLLGKSETVELLVMALLADGHVLVEDVPGTGKTTLSKALAAAIGANFARIQFTPDLLPADVTGGAVFKANTGDFEIKKGPVFTQVLLADEINRASPRTQSALLEAMEERQVSLEGERYKLPELFMVLATENPVEFHGVFPLPEAQMDRFMVRISVGYPTAETELEILRAHRSSRPIDALKAVTTPEKILEARVKVRDIHIDESLERYIVSLVQATRNDGGVRLAASPRAGMNLVRMAQACAYVNGRDFVNPDDIQRVFFPVMEHRVFAKDSGDPEASKKILQGILKQVAIPK, translated from the coding sequence ATGGTTAAAGACTTAATTCATGCTTTAAATGGGGTGCTGCTCGGAAAGTCCGAGACGGTGGAACTTTTGGTGATGGCGCTGTTGGCGGACGGTCACGTGCTGGTGGAAGATGTTCCCGGCACGGGCAAGACGACGCTTTCGAAGGCGCTTGCGGCTGCCATTGGGGCTAACTTTGCGCGAATCCAGTTTACGCCGGATTTGTTGCCTGCCGATGTGACGGGCGGTGCGGTATTCAAGGCGAATACGGGCGACTTTGAAATCAAGAAAGGCCCCGTGTTTACGCAGGTGCTTTTGGCCGATGAAATCAACCGAGCCTCGCCGCGTACGCAGAGTGCCTTGCTCGAGGCGATGGAAGAACGCCAGGTTTCGCTGGAAGGCGAACGCTACAAGTTGCCTGAACTTTTCATGGTGCTTGCGACCGAAAACCCGGTGGAATTCCACGGTGTATTTCCGTTGCCCGAAGCGCAGATGGACCGCTTTATGGTGCGCATTTCCGTGGGGTATCCGACGGCAGAAACCGAACTTGAAATTTTGCGCGCGCATCGCAGCAGTCGCCCGATTGATGCATTGAAGGCGGTAACGACACCCGAGAAAATTTTAGAGGCTCGCGTTAAGGTGCGCGATATTCATATTGATGAATCGCTGGAACGCTACATTGTGAGTTTGGTGCAGGCAACGCGTAACGACGGCGGCGTGCGTCTCGCGGCAAGTCCACGAGCGGGCATGAACCTGGTGCGCATGGCGCAGGCTTGTGCGTATGTGAATGGCCGCGATTTTGTGAATCCCGATGACATTCAGCGCGTGTTCTTCCCGGTGATGGAACACCGCGTGTTCGCCAAGGACAGCGGTGACCCTGAAGCCAGCAAAAAGATTCTGCAGGGAATATTAAAGCAGGTGGCGATTCCTAAGTAA
- a CDS encoding transglutaminase domain-containing protein, with protein MMASEKVDIRYAFKVLFLCLASVNLGHTFDFLWLGLLFAIYFVVIGVLNATRRREFAKRPRYNKILAYGAIVPLALFWVMTPSVENGVSPYLIFLPGIYLLYLAALQERSRGNGGFEVFVAFDGVGALLFGMYMVPHGWGFVGLVGFLLALCAYSRRGTAPYKYGLFLLVIAVLCAISYGGWQYWKTQRYRYGVQMAENYYQRERMMGFDPVAALGSFGSNYNSRYNSQVVLRVWDKQPSRYFKAASYEKYVAGIWKLPTQFTTRLYPAYYQVDYAVFETADSLTKADSLREVEQIWVQSTLDNFGFVFAPYGAVGFAAKDVDSLTYYSGGMVQGLNGNGKRSDWHYFKCRPVSAENAPEACKMPDSLLAPGEGDLMVGERYLPLIDSVIVAMDLRDTAVSDSVTADSLVLQKMLAYYLTNFTYSLTVPGISRWGGAKNEPLAVFWREKQGFCEYYATLSVLVLRRLGIPARYVTGFANPEIVEGLPYSIFRRKHSHAWVEAYVDNRWVIFDPTPPILPQFADAPSWWSVKWEGVRGRFARVMHALKEGEWRRVVDSWQNQSTALLESPILYAVFVILVAGFAGRKIYIAYKLSSKNRAYVSARSLEWVNKLNRAERDLARAGFRREPGETVGKFAARIRIALSHLAEDQTPLKKIQRAHLALLVLDDYEEHRWRETFNNVK; from the coding sequence ATGATGGCGAGCGAGAAAGTAGACATCCGCTACGCCTTCAAGGTGTTGTTCCTTTGCCTAGCTTCGGTGAATCTGGGCCATACCTTTGATTTCTTGTGGCTTGGCCTTTTATTTGCAATCTACTTTGTGGTCATCGGTGTGCTGAATGCGACGCGTCGCCGCGAATTTGCGAAACGTCCGCGTTACAACAAGATTTTGGCTTACGGCGCGATAGTGCCGCTAGCGCTTTTCTGGGTGATGACGCCGTCCGTTGAAAACGGCGTGTCGCCTTATTTGATTTTCTTGCCGGGAATTTACTTGCTGTATTTGGCGGCGTTGCAGGAACGGAGCCGCGGAAATGGCGGTTTTGAGGTTTTTGTCGCCTTCGATGGCGTGGGCGCGTTACTCTTTGGAATGTATATGGTGCCGCATGGCTGGGGCTTTGTCGGACTCGTTGGATTTTTGCTTGCGCTTTGTGCTTATAGCCGCCGCGGTACGGCACCTTACAAGTACGGGCTCTTTTTGCTCGTGATTGCAGTGCTCTGCGCAATCTCTTACGGTGGTTGGCAATACTGGAAAACGCAGCGTTACCGCTATGGGGTGCAAATGGCCGAAAACTATTACCAGCGCGAACGAATGATGGGCTTTGATCCGGTCGCGGCACTGGGTAGCTTTGGGAGTAATTACAATTCCCGCTACAATAGCCAAGTCGTGTTGCGTGTGTGGGATAAACAGCCCTCAAGATACTTTAAGGCGGCCAGCTACGAAAAGTATGTGGCGGGCATTTGGAAGTTGCCTACACAATTTACGACTAGACTTTATCCGGCCTACTACCAGGTAGATTATGCTGTGTTTGAGACTGCGGATTCGCTGACGAAGGCCGATTCCTTGCGCGAGGTGGAACAAATCTGGGTTCAATCGACGCTGGATAATTTTGGCTTTGTGTTTGCGCCCTATGGTGCCGTGGGCTTTGCGGCAAAAGATGTGGACTCGTTGACTTATTATTCAGGCGGTATGGTGCAGGGCCTGAATGGTAATGGAAAACGCTCTGACTGGCATTATTTTAAATGTCGGCCTGTCTCGGCGGAGAATGCGCCGGAGGCTTGTAAAATGCCGGATTCTCTGCTGGCTCCGGGCGAAGGCGACTTGATGGTGGGTGAGCGCTACTTGCCGCTGATTGACTCTGTGATTGTGGCGATGGACTTGCGCGATACCGCTGTGTCCGATTCTGTGACTGCGGATTCGTTGGTATTGCAGAAAATGCTTGCCTATTACCTCACGAATTTCACGTATTCGCTTACGGTACCGGGAATATCTCGCTGGGGCGGCGCGAAGAATGAACCGCTGGCGGTTTTCTGGCGCGAAAAGCAAGGTTTCTGCGAATATTATGCGACGCTTTCGGTGCTGGTACTTCGCCGATTGGGAATTCCGGCACGGTACGTGACGGGCTTTGCGAATCCTGAAATTGTCGAGGGCTTGCCTTATAGCATTTTCCGCCGCAAGCATTCGCATGCATGGGTCGAAGCGTATGTGGATAATCGCTGGGTGATCTTCGATCCGACGCCTCCCATTTTGCCGCAGTTTGCGGATGCGCCCAGCTGGTGGAGCGTTAAATGGGAGGGCGTGCGCGGGCGTTTCGCCCGCGTGATGCATGCTCTTAAAGAAGGCGAGTGGCGCCGCGTTGTCGATAGCTGGCAGAATCAATCGACCGCCCTCTTGGAAAGTCCGATTCTGTATGCGGTATTCGTAATTCTTGTAGCGGGCTTTGCGGGCCGCAAGATTTATATTGCGTATAAATTAAGCTCCAAGAATCGCGCTTATGTCTCGGCGCGGTCTCTAGAATGGGTAAACAAGCTGAACCGCGCCGAGCGTGATTTAGCCCGCGCCGGCTTTAGACGGGAGCCCGGCGAAACTGTCGGCAAATTTGCGGCTCGTATCAGGATTGCGCTTTCACACCTCGCCGAGGACCAAACCCCTCTTAAAAAGATTCAAAGAGCGCACCTCGCTTTGCTCGTTCTAGATGACTACGAAGAACACCGTTGGAGAGAAACCTTTAATAATGTGAAATGA
- a CDS encoding ABC transporter permease subunit, with protein sequence MRSYILRRLLLMIPTLIGISLVCFILIQLLPGGPVEEMISRAQQAAAMKGGVDASKALSPDQIAQIQAYFGFDQPAWKRYLTWLWNVLHLDLGSSYTYGLPVWDVITSRFPISLFFGITSFFLSYLVCIPLGLWKAVHHGSKLDSLSSGVIFSGYVMPGYALGILLIIFLAGGSYLDIFPLGGLTSDDFEDFTFFEKIVDLGHHLILPIFCYMISEFAFLTFLMKNSALEELGKDYMRTALAKGMSFNQALVRHALRNALIPIATRLSEICTLMFAGALLIEKVFDIDGMGLLYYNSMVNRDYNVVMGVIFLSSLMAMIGRLFSDILYTLVDPRIKFS encoded by the coding sequence ATGCGTTCTTATATCCTCCGCCGCTTACTTTTGATGATCCCGACTCTCATCGGGATTTCACTGGTATGCTTTATCCTTATCCAGCTGTTGCCGGGTGGACCTGTGGAGGAAATGATTTCGCGTGCGCAGCAGGCTGCGGCCATGAAGGGTGGGGTAGATGCCTCCAAGGCGCTCTCGCCCGACCAGATTGCGCAAATCCAGGCGTACTTCGGTTTTGACCAACCCGCCTGGAAACGTTACCTGACTTGGCTCTGGAACGTTCTGCACCTGGACTTGGGCTCTAGCTATACCTATGGCCTCCCTGTGTGGGACGTGATTACGAGCCGTTTCCCGATTTCGCTGTTCTTTGGTATTACTTCGTTTTTCCTGAGCTACCTGGTCTGCATTCCCCTTGGCCTCTGGAAGGCGGTGCATCACGGGAGCAAGCTGGATTCCCTTTCTTCGGGCGTGATTTTCTCGGGCTACGTGATGCCGGGCTATGCACTCGGTATCTTGCTCATTATCTTCCTCGCAGGCGGTTCGTACCTGGACATTTTCCCGCTGGGCGGCCTCACAAGCGATGACTTCGAGGACTTTACCTTCTTCGAAAAGATTGTGGACCTAGGACACCATTTGATTCTGCCGATTTTCTGCTACATGATTAGCGAATTCGCGTTCCTCACGTTCCTCATGAAGAATTCCGCGCTGGAGGAACTGGGCAAAGATTACATGCGTACGGCTCTGGCGAAGGGCATGAGCTTTAACCAGGCGCTCGTTCGCCACGCGCTCCGTAACGCCCTGATTCCCATTGCCACGCGCCTTTCCGAAATTTGCACCTTGATGTTTGCGGGCGCGCTCCTTATTGAAAAGGTCTTCGATATCGACGGCATGGGCTTGCTTTACTACAACTCCATGGTGAACCGCGACTATAACGTGGTCATGGGCGTCATCTTCCTCAGCAGCTTGATGGCGATGATTGGCCGCCTTTTCAGCGATATCCTCTACACGCTCGTAGACCCGCGTATTAAATTCTCGTAA